From Carassius gibelio isolate Cgi1373 ecotype wild population from Czech Republic chromosome B23, carGib1.2-hapl.c, whole genome shotgun sequence, the proteins below share one genomic window:
- the LOC128011955 gene encoding broad substrate specificity ATP-binding cassette transporter ABCG2 isoform X1, whose translation MADTAVQLTRVSNVDNNVSRTPVSTRMSFSSPRRGATVSFHNISYSVKMKSGFLCKRKVTKKNILIELNGIMRPGLNAILGATGSGKSSFLDVLAARKDPAGLSGEVLIDGAPQPPNFKCLSGYVVQDDVVMGTLTVRENLRFSAALRLPKSIRQKEKDEKVERLIQELGLSKVADSRVGTQLIRGVSGGERKRTNIGMELIIDPPVLFLDEPTTGLDASTANSVLMLLKKMANNGRTIILSIHQPRYSIYRLFDSLTLLVGGRLVYHGPAQDALDYFSQIGYTCEPHNNPADFFLDVINGDSTAVALNKLYSNEEPDEEQLSSSLKGIEDRLVEEYKNSASYKQTKSEMEQIVQGRDYSKRPKSRTITYSTSFCHQFNWVLKRTFKNLMLNPQTSFAQIGVTIFLALVVGAIFFGVEENSSGIQNRMGALFFITTNQCFSSVSSAELFITERKLFVHEYISGYYRVSVYFLSKILSDILTLRTIPAIIFSCVAYFMIGLKPTVEAFFIFMFSIVLVSYTATSMTLAISADQTVVAIANIFMTISFVFMMIFSGLLVNLPSVANWLNWLKYLSIPRYGLAALEINEFTKLEFCDQRNTSGGVAQACSTGEEFLSEQGIDFSTWGLWQNHLALGIMTLIFLIIAYLKLRFIKKFT comes from the exons ATGGCAGACACAGCTGTTCAGCTGACCAGAGTCAGCAATGTGGACAACAATGTGTCCAGGACACCGGTGTCCACCAGAATGTCCTTCTCATCGCCCAGACGAGGAGCGACCGTGAGCTTCCACAACATCAGCTACAGCGTGAAGATGAAGAGCGGCTTCCTGTGCAAGAGGAAGGTCACGAAGAAGAACATCCTCATCGAGCTCAA tgGTATCATGAGACCGGGACTGAACGCCATTTTAGGAGCCACTGGGAGCGGGAAATCATC gtttCTGGACGTTCTGGCCGCTCGTAAGGATCCTGCTGGTCTTTCTGGAGAGGTTCTTATAGACGGAGCTCCACAGCCTCCAAACTTCAAATGTCTGTCTGGATATGTAGTGCag GATGACGTGGTCATGGGAACACTGACGGTTCGTGAGAATCTGCGTTTCTCAGCAGCTTTAAGGCTCCCGAAGTCGATTCGTCAGAAAGAAAAAGATGAGAAGGTTGAGAGACTCATTCAGGAGCTGGGATTGAGTAAAGTGGCCGATTCACGG GTGGGCACGCAGCTGATTCGTGGTGTTTCAGGTGGAGAGAGGAAGAGGACAAACATCGGCATGGAGCTGATCATTGATCCGCCGGTGCTTTTCCTGGACGAACCGACTACTGGCTTGGATGCCAGTACAGCTAACTCCGTCCTCATGCTGCTTAAGAA AATGGCGAACAATGGTCGCACCATCATCCTGTCCATCCATCAGCCGCGGTACTCCATCTACCGGCTGTTCGACAGCCTCACACTGCTGGTGGGAGGAAGACTGGTGTATCACGGCCCGGCTCAAGATGCCTTGGACTACTTCAGTCAAATCG gatacACCTGTGAACCTCATAACAACCCTGCTGATTTCTTCTTGGATGTCATCAATGGAGACTCCACCGCCGTCGCTCTCAACAAGCTATACAGCAATGAGG aacCGGACGAGGAGCAGCTGAGTTCATCTCTTAAGGGCATCGAGGACCGATTGGTGGAAGAATACAAGAACAGCGCCAGCTACAAACAGACCAAAAGCGAGATGGAGCAAATTGTTCAGGGACGGGACTACAGCAAACGACCCAAATCCAGAACCATCACCTACAGCACATCCTTCTGCCACCAGTTCAACTGGGTTCTCAAAAGAACCTTCAAGAACCTCATGCTGAACCCACAGACCTCATTCGCTCAG ATCGGAGTTACGATTTTCCTGGCTCTGGTTGTTGGAGCCATATTTTTTGGAGTAGAGGAGAATTCAAGCGGCATTCAGAACAG gatGGGCGCGCTGTTCTTCATCACCACCAATCAGTGCTTCAGCTCCGTTTCCTCAGCTGAACTATTCATCACCGAGAGGAAACTGTTtgt GCACGAGTACATCAGCGGATACTACAGAGTTTCAGTCTACTTCCTGTCCAAGATCCTGTCTGACATCCTGACTCTGCGCACCATCCCAGCCATCATCTTCAGCTGCGTGGCGTACTTTATGATCG GTCTGAAGCCAACGGTCGAGGCGTTCTTCATCTTCATGTTCTCCATCGTTCTGGTGTCTTACACAGCCACCTCCATGACTCTAGCCATCTCTGCTGATCAGACGGTGGTGGCCATCGCTAACATCTTCATGACCATCAGCTTTGTCTTTATGATg ATCTTCTCGGGGCTGCTGGTGAATCTCCCCAGTGTCGCTAACTGGTTGAACTGGTTGAAGTATCTCAGTATTCCTCGCTACGGTCTCGCT GCTTTGGAAATCAATGAGTTCACCAAGCTCGAATTCTGTGACCAAAGGAACACGAGTGGTGGTGTAGCACAAGC CTGTTCGACAGGTGAGGAATTTCTATCTGAACAGGGAATTGATTTCTCAACCTGGGGTTTGTGGCAGAATCATTTAGCTCTGGGAATCATGACCCTCATCTTCCTCATCATCGCTTACCTCAAGCTGCGTTTCATCAAGAAATTCACCTAA